The Musa acuminata AAA Group cultivar baxijiao chromosome BXJ2-2, Cavendish_Baxijiao_AAA, whole genome shotgun sequence genome has a segment encoding these proteins:
- the LOC135605223 gene encoding integrin-linked protein kinase 1-like isoform X2: protein MEQASPQLNRVVSRQLSGGSGRRSGRFTFQRNRSFDHRLSNVIRFSFGRQSSLDPNRRSSSPAREELTVPENLDSTMQLLFLASRGDFKGMEELLRCGVDVNSIDLDGRTALHIAACEGHVNVVKLLLSWRVNVDARDRWGSTAAADAKCYGNVEVYNILRARGAKAPKTWRTPMAVSDSQEVPEYELNPGEIQIRRGEEALKGTYQVAKWNGTKVSVKILDKESHSDPDSVNSFKHELNLLQKVRHPNVVQFVGAVTQNVPMMIVSEYQSNGDLGSYLQKKGRLQPHKVLRFALEIARGMNYLHQCKPEPIIHCDLKPKNILLDCGGQLKVAGFGLMKLSKISSDKSKLADSKTKINSLSLYVAPEIYKDEIFDMSVDAFSFGLILYEMIEGAPAFHPKSPEEASRLICLKGMRPPLKNKSKSYPPEVKELIEECWDPEPIARPTFSEIIVRLDRIYAACSKQQGSWKETFKLPWK from the exons ATGGAGCAGGCGTCCCCCCAGCTCAACCGCGTCGTCTCGCGGCAGCTCTCCGGGGGCTCCGGGAGGAGAAGCGGTCGGTTCACCTTCCAGCGGAACCGCTCCTTCGATCATCGGCTGAGCAACGTGATCCGGTTCAGCTTCGGGCGGCAGTCCTCGCTCGACCCGAACCGCAGGAGCAGCAGCCCCGCCAGGGAGGAGCTCACGGTGCCAGAGAACCTGGATTCCACAATGCAGCTCCTTTTCTTGGCCAGCCGAGGGGACTTCAAGGGGATGGAAGAGCTCCTCAGGTGCGGCGTCGATGTGAATAGCATCGATCTGGACGGCAGGACGGCGTTGCATATAGCGGCGTGTGAGGGGCATGTCAACGTCGTGAAGCTGCTGCTGAGCTGGAGAGTCAACGTAGATGCCAGGGATCGATGGGGCAGCACG GCTGCTGCAGATGCCAAGTGCTATGGCAATGTTGAAGTCTACAACATCTTAAGAGCTCGAGGAGCCAAAGCTCCG AAAACCTGGAGGACTCCCATGGCTGTGTCAGATTCCCAAGAAGTTCCAGAGTATGAGCTAAATCCAGGGGAGATACAGATTAGACGAGGTGAAGAGGCCCTAAAG GGTACTTATCAAGTTGCTAAGTGGAATGGTACTAAGGTTTCTGTGAAAATCCTTGACAAGGAAAGCCATTCAGATCCAGACAGTGT AAATTCTTTCAAGCATGAGTTGAATCTGTTACAAAAGGTCCGGCATCCTAATGTGGTTCAGTTTGTAGGAGCTGTAACCCAAAATGTACCTATGATGATTGTTTCGGAGTATCAGTCAAAT GGTGACTTAGGGAGCTATCTTCAAAAGAAAGGACGTCTACAGCCCCATAAAGTTCTTAGATTTGCTCTTGAAATTGCCAG GGGTATGAATTATCTTCATCAATGTAAGCCAGAACCAATCATTCATTGCGATTTAAAACCAAA AAATATCTTGCTCGATTGTGGGGGGCAATTGAAGGTGGCCGGTTTTGGATTAATGAAGTTATCAAAAATTTCATCTGATAAATCAAAATTGGCAGATTCCAAAACTAAAATTAACAGCTTGA GCTTGTACGTGGCACCTGAAATTTACAAGGACGAAATCTTTGATATGAGCGTTGATGCATTCTCTTTTGGTCTCATTCTGTATGAG ATGATCGAAGGAGCACCAGCTTTCCACCCAAAGAGTCCAGAAGAAGCTTCAAGATTGATTTGCTTGAAAGGCATGAGACCTCCATTGAAGAACAAATCTAAAAGTTATCCTCCAGAGGTTAAGGA GTTGATCGAAGAGTGTTGGGATCCCGAGCCTATCGCGAGACCGACCTTTTCGGAGATAATTGTTCGACTTGATAGAATCTATGCTGCATGTTCTAAGCAGCAGGGAAGTTGGAAAGAGACCTTTAAACTCCCCTG GAAATAA
- the LOC135605223 gene encoding integrin-linked protein kinase 1-like isoform X1, whose amino-acid sequence MEQASPQLNRVVSRQLSGGSGRRSGRFTFQRNRSFDHRLSNVIRFSFGRQSSLDPNRRSSSPAREELTVPENLDSTMQLLFLASRGDFKGMEELLRCGVDVNSIDLDGRTALHIAACEGHVNVVKLLLSWRVNVDARDRWGSTAAADAKCYGNVEVYNILRARGAKAPKTWRTPMAVSDSQEVPEYELNPGEIQIRRGEEALKGTYQVAKWNGTKVSVKILDKESHSDPDSVNSFKHELNLLQKVRHPNVVQFVGAVTQNVPMMIVSEYQSNGDLGSYLQKKGRLQPHKVLRFALEIARGMNYLHQCKPEPIIHCDLKPKNILLDCGGQLKVAGFGLMKLSKISSDKSKLADSKTKINSLSLYVAPEIYKDEIFDMSVDAFSFGLILYEMIEGAPAFHPKSPEEASRLICLKGMRPPLKNKSKSYPPEVKELIEECWDPEPIARPTFSEIIVRLDRIYAACSKQQGSWKETFKLPWYALIHVLQEDEDSCGKIYEHS is encoded by the exons ATGGAGCAGGCGTCCCCCCAGCTCAACCGCGTCGTCTCGCGGCAGCTCTCCGGGGGCTCCGGGAGGAGAAGCGGTCGGTTCACCTTCCAGCGGAACCGCTCCTTCGATCATCGGCTGAGCAACGTGATCCGGTTCAGCTTCGGGCGGCAGTCCTCGCTCGACCCGAACCGCAGGAGCAGCAGCCCCGCCAGGGAGGAGCTCACGGTGCCAGAGAACCTGGATTCCACAATGCAGCTCCTTTTCTTGGCCAGCCGAGGGGACTTCAAGGGGATGGAAGAGCTCCTCAGGTGCGGCGTCGATGTGAATAGCATCGATCTGGACGGCAGGACGGCGTTGCATATAGCGGCGTGTGAGGGGCATGTCAACGTCGTGAAGCTGCTGCTGAGCTGGAGAGTCAACGTAGATGCCAGGGATCGATGGGGCAGCACG GCTGCTGCAGATGCCAAGTGCTATGGCAATGTTGAAGTCTACAACATCTTAAGAGCTCGAGGAGCCAAAGCTCCG AAAACCTGGAGGACTCCCATGGCTGTGTCAGATTCCCAAGAAGTTCCAGAGTATGAGCTAAATCCAGGGGAGATACAGATTAGACGAGGTGAAGAGGCCCTAAAG GGTACTTATCAAGTTGCTAAGTGGAATGGTACTAAGGTTTCTGTGAAAATCCTTGACAAGGAAAGCCATTCAGATCCAGACAGTGT AAATTCTTTCAAGCATGAGTTGAATCTGTTACAAAAGGTCCGGCATCCTAATGTGGTTCAGTTTGTAGGAGCTGTAACCCAAAATGTACCTATGATGATTGTTTCGGAGTATCAGTCAAAT GGTGACTTAGGGAGCTATCTTCAAAAGAAAGGACGTCTACAGCCCCATAAAGTTCTTAGATTTGCTCTTGAAATTGCCAG GGGTATGAATTATCTTCATCAATGTAAGCCAGAACCAATCATTCATTGCGATTTAAAACCAAA AAATATCTTGCTCGATTGTGGGGGGCAATTGAAGGTGGCCGGTTTTGGATTAATGAAGTTATCAAAAATTTCATCTGATAAATCAAAATTGGCAGATTCCAAAACTAAAATTAACAGCTTGA GCTTGTACGTGGCACCTGAAATTTACAAGGACGAAATCTTTGATATGAGCGTTGATGCATTCTCTTTTGGTCTCATTCTGTATGAG ATGATCGAAGGAGCACCAGCTTTCCACCCAAAGAGTCCAGAAGAAGCTTCAAGATTGATTTGCTTGAAAGGCATGAGACCTCCATTGAAGAACAAATCTAAAAGTTATCCTCCAGAGGTTAAGGA GTTGATCGAAGAGTGTTGGGATCCCGAGCCTATCGCGAGACCGACCTTTTCGGAGATAATTGTTCGACTTGATAGAATCTATGCTGCATGTTCTAAGCAGCAGGGAAGTTGGAAAGAGACCTTTAAACTCCCCTGGTATGCACTCATTCATGTACTTCAAGAAGATGAGGATTCATGTGGGAAAATATATGAGCATTCTTGA